The stretch of DNA CTCGGAAAATCTGCCATTAAACACCCTTTAGAATATGTAAGCAAACATCATaaagtaatattaatttaaataggtATCATtgtgcataaaaaaaaatactacctCTTGGTATGGTTGACAGCCTTTTGAGGCATAAAATGGCTAATCTCCAATCTATTACCCCACCTAAAAGTAAGCCTGCAAaataaagcaaaattaaacaattttgagtttagaaaaatacatatattaagTTTGGACTAaatgcttatagcataagcgcttatcatacAAGTACTTGTGTATaaagctatttctataataaaagataaaatgaagtcaaattgttttcgtataagctataagctgttttcacaAGCTATCCTAGAGACTTTGATATAAGTTGAAAACTGCTTATgtacatgtcataagttgtttccataggctctcccaaacagtctcgTAAGAACTTATGTAAgtagataaattcaaataagtcaatccaaacagactcTTAGACCTTAGTATGATTGATAACTATTAACTAAAAGgagataaataaataactatatTAAGCATGCTGATTTGACAAATGTAACACCAATGCTTTGTTACTAAATTTAGGATTATACAATAAAGTATCGACTTACGTGATTGGTGCTGTTGTTTTCCTGTAGGCCTGTTACATTGAAATAAACATGGAAAATTTTAAGCTAAACTACATTTTGATGTAAAATGTTTCCATAAAAATTGTTACAATGTTAAAAGCTTAATCAAACAAGATACTTTAGGTCAAGAAATATTCTATCATACCTTTGCTTTCATGACAGTAAAGCGACTAGAATTAATTTTTCCCGCTACATTTCCCTGAATttacaagaaaaataatttcacCACCAAACTAACATTAAATATAAAGATAGTAAAATATTTACTCATCTACTGATGTAACGAATAGAGTCTAGCTTACCTCCCAAGTATGTATGTAGTTTGGTAACTCAGCGATGGACGGGACAATCAAATTTGAGCTCAGATACGGCAAAGAATAGCTTGGTATGGCACGAAGCCAACCGTTTTCTCCAAATGCAGGTGGATTGTACCCGACGATATTATTATTCCTCAGATACTGGTTGTACGATTCCAAATGTTGTCCAATAGGATCCCCCGCAAAGTTCCCCATTAACCCTCTAGAATAATCAAGAAACATTGAAAACTGAGTTTGTGGTGAGCTTTGCTGAAGTTGTTGAATCTGTAAGTTCCCCAGCGATGAATTTTGTTGAAATTGCATCAGTGAGTTCCCCAGGGATGAATTTTGTTGAAATTGCATCTGTGAGTTCCCCAATGATGAGTTTTGTTGAAGCTGTGTGTGTAAGCTCTCCAGCAATGAATTTTGTTGAAATTGCATCGGCGAGTTCCCCGGCGGTGAGTTTTGCTGAAATTGCATCGGCGAGTTCCCCAGCGGTGAGTTTTGTTGAAATTGCATCGGCAAGTTCCCCAGCGGTGAGTTTTGTTGAAATTGCATCGGGGAGTTCCCCAGCGATGAGTTTGGTTGAAATTGCATTGGTAAGTTCCCCAGTGATGAATTTTGTTGAAGTTGCAGTGATGAGTTTTGTTGATGTTGCATCGGTAAGTTCCCCAGTGATGAGTTTTGTTGAAGTAACATTTGAGAGTTCCCCGTTATACTAGAAAATGTGGAATTGCCATTGGAAACACTCGTCGGAAAGTTTCGAAAAGCCAATGTTGATGTATTCATCATGGCTTGTGGATTATACCATGATTCTAAAGCGTTTCCATGAAGTAATCCTGTTGACGACCCTTCACCTGTATTCGAAACAGGAACTTGTACTTGTTCAGGTGCAGGAACTTGTACTTGTTCGGGTGGAATGTTTATGTTCTGAGATGAACTTGCGGTCAACTCAACATTGAAAGTTTGATCATTTGATGCAATTATTGGAGCAACATTTAGAGCTTCTCCCAGCTCATTTTCATACCCTTTTAGAGCTTCTTCGGCTGAAATTTGGTTTTCGGTTGATACTCCTTGATCTTGCCCAAGGTAATCGTTGATACTGCCAAAAGTGTTTTCTTCGAGTTCTAAAAGGTTTAGCAGCTCAGTTTCTGTTACAAATGATTTTGATCTTTTGTTAGGTGGAAAATCTGTCATGATATCATCAAATAGGTTTATTCGAATTTCAGAGCTCGGGGATGCAACATTCTCCAGATCTGTCGAGAAAATCAATGCTGAGGAATCATGAGGTTGTGCGGTGCTTACAGTATCCTGAACAACAATATATTGTATGTTAATAAATTGATTGATAACAAATCGTAGGGCATTTCAAATCAttctaataaataaattataaatataagttACATTACCGGCATTACAGCATTGCTAACTTCGTGAATTTGTTCTCCGATCATTGCCTCAGATGCCGCCACGGAGGAGACTTGTTGTTCtgaaaatattaaacaaatatttatataGTAAGAAAATCTGAGATTAGTTATAACATATATGATACTaaatactaataaataataaatcataAAGATCAATGAATAGATATATCTACAACAAAATCTTGTGACAAAAGACATTAACAGTTACTTAACCTTGGAGATTAAGAACATTGAAGATTGTTGTATCTGCTCCTGCATTAATTGATTCAATAGGTGTTGTTGAAGGAAATTCCACCATTGTTTTTCCATTAAGTGCATTATGTGCCTCTTTAAAGTTTTTTGATAATAAAACTGTGAATTGGCCAATGCTATAGCTAGAGATTGGAGCATTTGATAATGTTAATACATTATTTCCCTACAAAGTAAGGgaaaacaaaatcatcaacatacTACATTCAACCTATGTAACACTGACACTTCAGATTAAATGTGTGTACGTGTCAGACACCGACAAGACACATGTAGTTAGTTACACTtgatttcttctatttttcaaattattaacaGTGTTGATATGTCAGTGTTGTGTCTGGTGTTTGTGTCATTGCTTTAGAGAATATCAATTTGATAATGTTATATATATGGGAGAATAGCTCTTACCATATTAAATATGGCTCCAAAAATTGGAACTGGATTAGGAGTTATCACTGACAGGGAGACAGCTAGCTGTTTGTAGCAACATGAGCATAATCATTATGAATAATAGTTAGGTAAATAAatcatcattttattttctgaAATTTTAGGAGTTAGACAATTTAATCcttaattttaaagaaatttcaattttcaagtaCTAAATTGTCTAACTCATTCAATTTCATTGAATAAATTTCATCGTTGCGGTGACTACAAAGCCGTTGAATCTATGGATATTGCACCTAGATGCAACGACTATGCAACCAATACATGATGCAGCCGCAACAGAGGATCCATATCCAAAAACTTGTGTATGAATCTTCTCTAGCAGCTGCATTGGTGCAACGACTGCAGAGCTGTTGAATCTAAGTGTAAACAGATACTATTCAATTTTATAGTTAGATCTAACGGCTCTGCAACCGCTACATTGCAATAAGGATATAGATACATATCGTTCGAGCATATTACCGGAACACACTTTTGGGCCACCTCGAGAAAGTCAGCATTACAAGCCTGTAATCTTTGGCCAATAAGTTGAGCTCTTTTAATCATCGGCACACACACCGGAATTTTCTTAGGAACAGGATCACCCAGAGCAACTAGAATACAATGTCTTTCATCATTGTAGTATTCTTTTTCTGTCATTGTATCACATGGTTTTGGATACATCTGATTCATTAAACCAATGTTCAaattgttaaattatttttattattacttcTATGGTCACATATCATATACCATAtataaaatagttaaattaataattgaataatgagaagtaaaagaaataaatgttTGTTCACATACCACTAGAGCCTCTGCTAGGCCTTCTGCCATGCTAGAGTGATTCAAATCATTTCCATTGAAAGATAAATGTGACAAACTTTCCATATATCTATTCACATCTTTTGTCCAGTTTATAAATTGCATGTCATAGCCTGCTTCCACTGaatacaaaataatttgttCAGTAAAATTGTGTGAAAGATTGATTATTATATGAGAAAACTTCATTATAATGCATGTAAGATATATTTTATAGTGTGATCCTAAGCTAACTAATCATAACAAATTTGTAAAAAACTGCATTCATAGTTATAGGTGACACAACATTGTTATGCATGACCCTTTGGATTATTTTCAGAAGGTCTGTAGTCTCTGGTGCTAGGAAGCGAAATGTGTTAAATGTAAATGGTAAAAAACAAGTTGATTGTCAGAGGCTCAGAGCACGCTTTCAGAATCTATCCTAATttttctaagatggtattagaATCTATCGAAGATTCGTTAGACCATCCGCTATCTGGCCACACTCTAAATGTTCAATTCTGAGTGAGAGGGGGGTATGTCAAGAGACTACATTGGATAAAATATGGTCTCAAAATGTGATTATAAGTGGTGTCAGTGATCGCATTACAAATCGATTTTATAAGTGTCAAGTTATGTCAAACTCTAAAATAAGCATATTTTATTAGGATTTGTGACTTCAAAACCGTACATAAACCTAATATGTAATCAATAAATATTGACATATAAATCTTGTCTTGTACCAAAGAGAAACATAGGATAGAAGTAATACCTAGTTCAGAATTTGCATTGTAAAATACCAGTCCAAGATATTTTTCCTGTAGATGAAAAGT from Trifolium pratense cultivar HEN17-A07 linkage group LG5, ARS_RC_1.1, whole genome shotgun sequence encodes:
- the LOC123885343 gene encoding mediator of RNA polymerase II transcription subunit 25-like isoform X3 — its product is MQFINWTKDVNRYMESLSHLSFNGNDLNHSSMAEGLAEALVMYPKPCDTMTEKEYYNDERHCILVALGDPVPKKIPVCVPMIKRAQLIGQRLQACNADFLEVAQKCVPLAVSLSVITPNPVPIFGAIFNMGNNVLTLSNAPISSYSIGQFTVLLSKNFKEAHNALNGKTMVEFPSTTPIESINAGADTTIFNVLNLQEQQVSSVAASEAMIGEQIHEVSNAVMPDTVSTAQPHDSSALIFSTDLENVASPSSEIRINLFDDIMTDFPPNKRSKSFVTETELLNLLELEENTFGSINDYLGQDQGVSTENQISAEEALKGYENELGEALNVAPIIASNDQTFNVELTASSSQNINIPPEQVQVPAPEQVQVPVSNTGEGSSTGLLHGNALESWYNPQAMMNTSTLAFRNFPTSVSNGNSTFSSITGNSQMLLQQNSSLGNLPMQHQQNSSLQLQQNSSLGNLPMQFQPNSSLGNSPMQFQQNSPLGNLPMQFQQNSPLGNSPMQFQQNSPPGNSPMQFQQNSLLESLHTQLQQNSSLGNSQMQFQQNSSLGNSLMQFQQNSSLGNLQIQQLQQSSPQTQFSMFLDYSRGLMGNFAGDPIGQHLESYNQYLRNNNIVGYNPPAFGENGWLRAIPSYSLPYLSSNLIVPSIAELPNYIHTWEGNVAGKINSSRFTVMKAKAYRKTTAPITLTFRWGNRLEISHFMPQKAVNHTKRFSEPLAYVFFHVLKYNSVDLYNHLRNKYLGARIDLQYQTIILTPAEREHYYVGTIFPGDTLFIEPSS
- the LOC123885343 gene encoding mediator of RNA polymerase II transcription subunit 25-like isoform X2, whose protein sequence is MQFINWTKDVNRYMESLSHLSFNGNDLNHSSMAEGLAEALVMYPKPCDTMTEKEYYNDERHCILVALGDPVPKKIPVCVPMIKRAQLIGQRLQACNADFLEVAQKCVPLAVSLSVITPNPVPIFGAIFNMGNNVLTLSNAPISSYSIGQFTVLLSKNFKEAHNALNGKTMVEFPSTTPIESINAGADTTIFNVLNLQEQQVSSVAASEAMIGEQIHEVSNAVMPDTVSTAQPHDSSALIFSTDLENVASPSSEIRINLFDDIMTDFPPNKRSKSFVTETELLNLLELEENTFGSINDYLGQDQGVSTENQISAEEALKGYENELGEALNVAPIIASNDQTFNVELTASSSQNINIPPEQVQVPAPEQVQVPVSNTGEGSSTGLLHGNALESWYNPQAMMNTSTLAFRNFPTSVSNGNSTFSSITGNSQMLLQQNSSLGNLPMQHQQNSSLQLQQNSSLGNLPMQFQPNSSLGNSPMQFQQNSPLGNLPMQFQQNSPLGNSPMQFQQNSPPGNSPMQFQQNSLLESLHTQLQQNSSLGNSQMQFQQNSSLGNSLMQFQQNSSLGNLQIQQLQQSSPQTQFSMFLDYSRGLMGNFAGDPIGQHLESYNQYLRNNNIVGYNPPAFGENGWLRAIPSYSLPYLSSNLIVPSIAELPNYIHTWEGNVAGKINSSRFTVMKAKAYRKTTAPITLTFRWGNRLEISHFMPQKAVNHTKRVFNGRFSEPLAYVFFHVLKYNSVDLYNHLRNKYLGARIDLQYQTIILTPAEREHYYVGTIFPGDTLFIEPSS
- the LOC123885343 gene encoding mediator of RNA polymerase II transcription subunit 25-like isoform X1 — encoded protein: MQFINWTKDVNRYMESLSHLSFNGNDLNHSSMAEGLAEALVMYPKPCDTMTEKEYYNDERHCILVALGDPVPKKIPVCVPMIKRAQLIGQRLQACNADFLEVAQKCVPLAVSLSVITPNPVPIFGAIFNMGNNVLTLSNAPISSYSIGQFTVLLSKNFKEAHNALNGKTMVEFPSTTPIESINAGADTTIFNVLNLQEQQVSSVAASEAMIGEQIHEVSNAVMPDTVSTAQPHDSSALIFSTDLENVASPSSEIRINLFDDIMTDFPPNKRSKSFVTETELLNLLELEENTFGSINDYLGQDQGVSTENQISAEEALKGYENELGEALNVAPIIASNDQTFNVELTASSSQNINIPPEQVQVPAPEQVQVPVSNTGEGSSTGLLHGNALESWYNPQAMMNTSTLAFRNFPTSVSNGNSTFSSITGNSQMLLQQNSSLGNLPMQHQQNSSLQLQQNSSLGNLPMQFQPNSSLGNSPMQFQQNSPLGNLPMQFQQNSPLGNSPMQFQQNSPPGNSPMQFQQNSLLESLHTQLQQNSSLGNSQMQFQQNSSLGNSLMQFQQNSSLGNLQIQQLQQSSPQTQFSMFLDYSRGLMGNFAGDPIGQHLESYNQYLRNNNIVGYNPPAFGENGWLRAIPSYSLPYLSSNLIVPSIAELPNYIHTWEGNVAGKINSSRFTVMKAKAYRKTTAPITLTFRWGNRLEISHFMPQKAVNHTKRVFNGRFSEPLAYVFFHVLKYNSVDLYNHLRNKYLGARIDLQYQTIILTPAEREHYYVGTIFPGVSITFHIVPNLIAFLRSSLLNIDLHVCEFSLLISIHII